Genomic DNA from Acidimicrobiales bacterium:
AGGGCCGCACCGTCTACTACTGCAACACCCAGGTCTAGGGGAACCCGTCGGCCCTGGGGGCCTTTGGGGTTCCTGCGAGTTGTTCGCTGCGCTCACAACTCGGGGAGCGGGTCGGCCCTGGCGGAGCCGACGCTCGGTGCGGGATCCAATCGGTAAGCTTTCACGCTCACCGGCGGACGACGAGGTGTCTTTGTGTATCTGAAATCCTTGGCGATCAAGGGGTTCAAGTCATTTGCCGATCCGGCGACGCTCGAGCTCGAACCGGGTGTCACGGTCGTCGTCGGCCCCAATGGTTCGGGCAAGTCGAACGTCGTCGATGCCCTGGCCTGGGTGCTCGGTGCGCAGGCACCGAAGGCCGTCCGCTCGCAAAAGATGGACGACGTGATCTTCGCCGGCACCGCCAAGCGGCCGGCGCTGGGCCGGGCCGAGGTCTCGATCACGATCGACAACTCCGACGGCACGCTCCCGATCGAATTCTCCGAGGTACAGGTCACCCGCACCCTCTTCCGTACGGGTGAATCCGAGTACGCCATCAACGGCGTGTCGTGCCGTCTGCTCGACGTGCAAGATCTGCTCTCGGACTCCGGCGTGGGTCGCCAGCAGCACATCATCGTGTCGCAGGGACAGATCGACGCCGTGCTCAACGCCCGTCCCGAAGATCGCCGCCAGATCATCGAGGAGGCCGCCGGCGTCCTCAAGTACCGCAAGCGCAAGGAACGATCCGAGCGGCGCCTCGCCTCCACCGACGACAACCTGGCCCGACTCAGCGATCTCGTGCGCGAGGTCAAGCGGCAGCTGAAGCCGCTCGAGAAACAGGCGAACGCCGCTCGTCGTCACGGCGACCTCATCACCGAACTCACAGCGCTCAAGCTCCATCTCACCGGACGCGAGCTCCGGTCGATCACCACCGCACTCGAGTCGGCCAAGCGGCAGCACCACGAGTTCGACGCTCGTGAGCGCGACCTCGCTGTCTCGCTGGCTCGTCTCGACGCCATCGTCATCGACGCCGAAGCCGAACTGAACGCGCTCGGCGGCTCCGATGTCACCGACATCTTGAGCCGAGCCCGAAGCCTGCGGGAGCGGATCCGAGGTCAGGTCAACGTCGTCGCCGAACGTCACCGTCGCCTCTCCGGCGAACTCCAGTCGACGGTCGACGAAGGCGTGGTGTCCAGCCTCGAGGCGGAATCGGCCCGCATCGCCGCCGACCTCGCCGCAACACTCGCCGACAAGGAGGCGCTGGCGCCCGAGTTCGAATCGCTCGAGCAACGAGCTGCCGCCATGGCTGCCGACCTCGCCGCGTTCGAGGAAGAGTGGGGCGAAGGGGTCGGTCCGGCGCCGGTCGCCGCCGCCGAGGTCCGGGCCCAGCTGACCGCTCTGCGCTCGGCCGCCGAGCGAGATCGTCAGGAGAGCAACCGCATCCTCGAACAGCTCGAGACCATCTCGGAGCGTCGCGATCGGCTCGAACGCGACGGTGCGGCGGCTGCCGCCGATGCCGCCCGGCTCGAGGCCGACGAACTCCCGGCACTCGAGTCGGCGTTCGCCCTCGCCCAGAACGACCGTGACCGAGCCGAGGTCCAACTCGAAGCCGCCACCGAAGAACGACGCGCCGCCGACGCCGACGTCAACCGCTGGCAGGCCCGGGCCGACGCCCTCGAACAGGCTCTCGCGTCGGCTCGAAGTGCCGCCGGGGCCGACGCGCTCGCACAGGCGTCCGGCGTCCTCGGCATCCTGCTCGACCTGGTCGACATCGATGACGGCTGGGATGCCGCGGTCGAGGCCGCCGCGGGCGAGGCGTTGCAGGCCGTCGTCGTCGATGACGTCGACAACGGTCGGGCCGCATTGGCGGCGCTCGCATCCAGCGACCTGACCGGCGCCGTGCTCGCCCTGTCCTCACGGCGCACCGCACCAACGGTGCGCGATGTCGGCGTACCACCGGTGCGCGAAGTGGGCGCACCAACGGTGCCCGGTGTTGGTGCATCGGTGCGGTCCCATGTCCGCGCCACACGGTCCGACGTCGAACCGCTGCTCGACGCGCTCTTCGCCGACGCCATCGCCGTCGAGGGCGATTGGCGTGCGGCGGTCGACACGGCGCTGGAACATCCCGAACTGACCGTTGTCACCCGATCAGGCGACCGTTTCGCCAGTTCGGGTTGGCGCATCGGCCAGGCGGGAACCGGAGCGACGGGCGCCGCGCTCGACGAAGCTCGCCACGAAGCCGAGACGGCCGCTCGGCGGGCCGCCGACGCAACGGCCCAGGTCAACGACGCTCGAGCCGAACTCGAAGAGGCGAAACGGCAGCGGCGCCAGCTCGAGGAGCAGCTGCGGGTGGCCAAGCGAGAGTTC
This window encodes:
- the smc gene encoding chromosome segregation protein SMC, producing MYLKSLAIKGFKSFADPATLELEPGVTVVVGPNGSGKSNVVDALAWVLGAQAPKAVRSQKMDDVIFAGTAKRPALGRAEVSITIDNSDGTLPIEFSEVQVTRTLFRTGESEYAINGVSCRLLDVQDLLSDSGVGRQQHIIVSQGQIDAVLNARPEDRRQIIEEAAGVLKYRKRKERSERRLASTDDNLARLSDLVREVKRQLKPLEKQANAARRHGDLITELTALKLHLTGRELRSITTALESAKRQHHEFDARERDLAVSLARLDAIVIDAEAELNALGGSDVTDILSRARSLRERIRGQVNVVAERHRRLSGELQSTVDEGVVSSLEAESARIAADLAATLADKEALAPEFESLEQRAAAMAADLAAFEEEWGEGVGPAPVAAAEVRAQLTALRSAAERDRQESNRILEQLETISERRDRLERDGAAAAADAARLEADELPALESAFALAQNDRDRAEVQLEAATEERRAADADVNRWQARADALEQALASARSAAGADALAQASGVLGILLDLVDIDDGWDAAVEAAAGEALQAVVVDDVDNGRAALAALASSDLTGAVLALSSRRTAPTVRDVGVPPVREVGAPTVPGVGASVRSHVRATRSDVEPLLDALFADAIAVEGDWRAAVDTALEHPELTVVTRSGDRFASSGWRIGQAGTGATGAALDEARHEAETAARRAADATAQVNDARAELEEAKRQRRQLEEQLRVAKREFENATAAAERAKVEMERVSADRLRLQNQQAEIAARQDRDRSELDDLQLQLPGLEADEAAHLDRTQQMGRLRASLEDRNRALSSVRTNLEVKAAGITEREEILRRRTSEVEQRLERLVVEREQARVRREKLEVQLGVVQGLARELDEHGRRLADWLVALEAEQQEQSVAVKDVSRHLSAKRGERKQAERELVEVRERRSKVELGETEARVRLETLTEAMRRELDVEPEVAMAAPLPDVPANATPESRVRDLERELKLLGPINPLALEEFAEIQERHEFLTGQLDDIKSSRRELQRLIREIDERIVTVFSEAYADVATNFTELFDTLFPGGKGTVQLTNPEDLLNCGVEIEAKPGGKNVKKLSLLSGGERSLTALGFLFAVFRSRPSPFYVMDEVEAALDDMNISRFLSLIEEFRKDAQLIIVSHQKRTMEAADVLYGVSMKPGGSSKVVSEKVEKKRAEIDLTADGTAAATDDVDLRSDAGTTKH